Proteins encoded by one window of Culicoides brevitarsis isolate CSIRO-B50_1 chromosome 2, AGI_CSIRO_Cbre_v1, whole genome shotgun sequence:
- the LOC134829341 gene encoding LOW QUALITY PROTEIN: serine/threonine-protein kinase NLK-like (The sequence of the model RefSeq protein was modified relative to this genomic sequence to represent the inferred CDS: inserted 1 base in 1 codon) — MVKFNSMMAALGGGGANLAQSGSQNAILAAAAPYYQPPPTIPQDPDRPIGYGAFGVVWSVTDPRNGSRVALKKLPNVFQSLVSSKRVFRELKMLCFFKHENILSALDILQPPHLDFFQEIYVITELLQSDLHKIIVSPQHLSADHIKVFLYQILRGLKYLHSARILHRDIKPGNLLVNSNCVLKICDFGLARIEEPDKSKHMTQEVVTQYYRAPEILMGARHYSAAVDIWSVGCIFGELLGRRILFQAQSPVQQLELITELLGTPSLEDMKHACDGARQHMLRRAQKPPSLSALYTLSAHATHEAVHLLCQMLVFDPDKRISVIDALAHPYLDEGRLRYHSCMCKCCYTTSSAMRQYTADFEPPAPTPFDERNLGKLTSVQQVKEEMHKFIAEQLQTGRVPLCINPQSAAFKSFASSTVAHPSELPXLATPMGMTAETSEPQLNSEMMQHVASP; from the exons atggtaaaatttaatagtaTGATGGCTGCCTTAGGAGGGGGAGGGGCGAATCTGGCACAATCTGGAAGTCAAAATGCCATTTTGGCagcag ccgCTCCGTATTACCAACCCCCGCCGACAATACCCCAAGATCCCGATCGCCCAATTGGCTATGGTGCCTTCGGCGTCGTCTGGTCCGTCACAGATCCGCGAAACGGTAGTCGCGTCGCCCTGAAAAAGCTCCCCAACGTATTCCAGTCGTTGGTGTCGTCGAAACGCGTCTTTCGCGAACTCAAAATGCTGTGTTTCTTCAAGCACGAGAACATCTTGTCGGCCCTCGATATTTTGCAGCCGCCGCATCTGGATTTTTTCCAGGAAATCTATGTGATAACCGAGCTACTTCAATCAGATCTCCACAAAATTATCGTATCGCCGCAGCACTTGTCCGCGGACCACATCAAAGTATTTCTGTACCAGATTTTGCGGGGTCTCAAATACCTCCATTCGGCGCGAATCTTGCATCGGGACATCAAACCGGGCAATTTGCTCGTGAATAGTAACTGCGTGCTGAAAATTTGCGATTTTGGCTTGGCGCGCATCGAAGAACCCGACAAATCGAAGCACATGACGCAGGAAGTTGTCACGCAATATTACCGGGCGCCCGAAATTCTCATGGGAGCGCGTCATTACTCCGCTGCCGTGGATATTTGGAGTGTCGGATGCATTTTTGGCGAATTATTGGGACGACGGATCCTCTTTCAAGCTCAGAGTCCCGTGCAACAACTCGAATTAATCACAGAGCTGCTTGGCACGCCGTCGCTCGAAGATATGAAGCATGCCTGCGATGGCGCTCGTCAACATATGTTACGACGTGCCCAAAAGCCGCCCTCATTGTCGGCATTGTATACGTTGTCGGCACATGCGACGCACGAAGCGGTCCATCTGTTGTGTCAAATGCTCGTTTTCGATCCGGATAAGCGAATTTCCGTCATTGATGCCTTAGCACATCCGTATCTCGATGAGGGGCGGCTCCGATATCACTCGTGCATGTGCAAATGCTGTTACACAACGTCGAGCGCCATGCGACAATACACCGCGGATTTCGAACCACCAGCTCCGACACCCTTCGACGAACGAAATCTCGGCAAATTGACGTCTGTGCAACAAGTCAAAGAGGAAATGCATAAATTTATCGCCGAACAACTCCAAACGGGACGCGTGCCACTGTGCATTAATCCACAATCGGCAGCTTTCAAAAGTTTCGCCAGCTCCACGGTGGCCCATCCATCGGAATTGC CCCTCGCCACACCAATGGGAATGACGGCAGAAACAAGCGAGCCTCAATTGAACTCGGAAATGATGCAGCACGTTGCATCACCATAA
- the LOC134831884 gene encoding uncharacterized protein LOC134831884, with amino-acid sequence MAPFKLKFRMGGSRSTSSEHEGDVAVNHPTATGGGGNGSLTISNATNTTNQGSQSVINSTTSLIHFGSTSTIDSDHNTDSLVSLGNNDQRALLQNCGQTSTDSIGYINPSLTHTETTTITTSNTTAQSIGKSKSTTTTANNAKQIPSTPPPSYEHVLEENRLAALDKENNQTFLLHTLMQNSHVKMSNQQLSHDDGSLDQDMDEELCTDSNCEQNYENYENQHKNGDEQSSLVGGGNNECNLMVDTESIHLSDIDCQSYHDNSYGTYASSDHHQLQDMEEPQYEPATPQQKPGKEIIYKSSKEMYKAVAKECGITCKMSDQCRCYDCQSRYFDCEYEQNEHEKTDGGLGAGTPLYISEVMHGTACTIL; translated from the exons aTGGCTCCTTTTAAACTCAAGTTTCGCATGGGCGGTTCTCGAAGCACGTCGTCCGAGCACGAAGGAGATGTCGCAGTAAATCACCCAACGGCAACTGGCGGCGGGGGAAACGGAAGTTTGACGATAAGCAACGCAACAAACACCACAAACCAGGGATCCCAAAGTGTGATTAACAGCACCACGTCGCTCATACACTTTGGGAGCACGTCAACGATAGATTCCGATCACAATACCGATAGTTTAGTGTCGCTAGGAAATAATGATCAACGGGCCTTATTACAAAATTGTGGACAAACGTCGACAGATTCAATAG GATACATTAATCCATCATTGACGCATACAGAGACGACAACGATAACGACGAGTAATACAACGGCACAAAGTATAGGGAAGAgcaaatcaacaacaacaacggccAATAACGCGAAACAGATACCGTCGACGCCACCGCCATCGTACGAGCATGTGTTAGaagag AATCGATTAGCAGCACTCGACAAGGAGAATAATCAAACGTTTCTACTTCACACATTGATGCAAAATAGCCACGTGAAGATGTCGAATCAGCAGTTGTCGCACGACGACGGATCTCTGGACCAGGACATGGACGAGGAATTGTGCACCGACTCGAATTGCGAGCAAAACTACGAAAATTACGAGAATCAACACAAAAACGGag ACGAACAATCAAGTTTAGTGGGTGGCGGCAATAATGAATGCAATTTGATGGTTGACACCGAATCGATACATCTCTCGGACATTGATTGTCAGTCGTATCACGATAATTCGTATGGCACATATGCGTCGTCAGACCATCATCAGCTGCAGGACATGGAAGAGCCGCAATACGAGCCCGCGACACCCCAACAAAAGCCCGGCAAGGAAATTATCTACAAATCCAGCAAGGAAATGTACAAGGCAGTGGCGAAGGAGTGCGGCATTACGTGCAAGATGTCGGACCAGTGTCGCTGCTACGATTGTCAAAGTCGCTATTTTGACTGTGAATATGAGCAG aaCGAACACGAAAAAACAGACGGCGGCCTGGGTGCTGGCACACCACTTTACATCTCGGAGGTCATGCATGGAACGGCTTGTACTATTTTGTAA